Proteins encoded in a region of the Shewanella polaris genome:
- a CDS encoding mechanosensitive ion channel domain-containing protein, which yields MFYQLLMCVLYLAVFLFAQRQVKNWIKLHAQKKQVNEVRSRLVTRLISYFMFFVTLSLMAVSLGLGYQDVSLFVSSAFAVLGVALFAQWSILSNITAGVLIFFVFPYRIGDRIRIVEKDEDMSGVIVEIALFHILIKRESGDVMTYPNSLLLQKGVVKLSNDQPLKKKPLVRRVIPKRNS from the coding sequence ATGTTTTATCAGTTGCTGATGTGTGTTTTATATTTAGCGGTATTCTTATTTGCACAGCGCCAAGTCAAAAATTGGATAAAACTGCATGCGCAAAAAAAGCAAGTTAACGAGGTACGCAGTCGTTTAGTCACTCGGCTTATTTCTTACTTTATGTTTTTTGTTACGCTGTCGCTTATGGCTGTATCACTGGGGTTAGGTTACCAAGACGTCTCACTATTTGTATCATCTGCTTTTGCCGTATTAGGTGTGGCCTTGTTCGCCCAATGGTCAATTCTCAGTAATATTACTGCTGGAGTGTTGATCTTTTTTGTCTTCCCGTATCGCATTGGTGACCGAATTAGAATTGTCGAAAAAGACGAGGATATGTCTGGAGTGATTGTTGAAATCGCATTATTTCACATTTTAATTAAACGCGAGTCTGGTGACGTGATGACATACCCAAACAGCCTTTTATTACAAAAAGGCGTGGTCAAACTATCTAATGACCAACCGTTAAAGAAAAAGCCACTTGTAAGACGTGTAATACCTAAACGTAA